One stretch of Saccharomonospora xinjiangensis XJ-54 DNA includes these proteins:
- the paaB gene encoding 1,2-phenylacetyl-CoA epoxidase subunit PaaB, with protein MSGEQAGGWPLYEVFVRGKRGLNHVHVGSLHAADDEMALRNARDLYTRRNEGVSIWVVKAADITASSPDEKDPFFAPSADKVYRHPTFYDIPDNVPHM; from the coding sequence ATGAGCGGCGAGCAGGCCGGAGGCTGGCCTCTGTACGAGGTGTTCGTCCGCGGCAAGCGGGGACTCAACCACGTGCATGTCGGATCGCTGCACGCGGCGGACGACGAGATGGCGCTGCGCAACGCCCGCGACCTCTACACGCGGCGCAACGAGGGCGTCAGCATCTGGGTCGTCAAGGCCGCCGACATCACCGCGTCGAGCCCCGACGAGAAGGACCCGTTCTTCGCGCCGTCGGCCGACAAGGTGTACCGGCACCCGACGTTCTACGACATCCCCGACAACGTTCCCCACATGTGA
- the paaC gene encoding 1,2-phenylacetyl-CoA epoxidase subunit PaaC, producing the protein MSFDNAYEAVTESSDARWAFGTGFTDPLSGVDTTVPSGVDPEKLGEYCLMLGDDALVFSHRLQQWCTHAPELEDEMAIANIALDLLGQARLLLTRAGAAEEAATGSGRSEDQLAFFRDEHEFRNVRLAELPRGDFGELIARLFVFSTWRLAVFQRLTASCDPVLAAVAAKAVKELTYHRDYAAQWVVRLGDGTEFSHERMLAGLAAVWPYVEELFTVHDVERDLASAGAAADPGQVRAEFDDVVAQVLHAATLDVPDAPGLPGVSGKAGRDGVHTEAFGYLLAELQSVARAHPGATW; encoded by the coding sequence GTGTCCTTCGACAACGCCTACGAGGCCGTGACCGAGTCCAGCGACGCGCGGTGGGCCTTCGGAACCGGGTTCACCGACCCGCTGTCCGGAGTGGACACCACCGTTCCGTCCGGTGTGGACCCGGAAAAGCTCGGCGAGTACTGCCTCATGCTCGGCGACGACGCACTGGTGTTCTCCCACCGGTTGCAGCAGTGGTGCACCCACGCGCCCGAGCTCGAAGACGAGATGGCCATCGCCAACATCGCACTGGACTTGCTCGGACAGGCCCGGCTGCTGCTCACGCGAGCCGGTGCGGCCGAGGAGGCGGCGACGGGCAGCGGCCGGAGCGAGGACCAGCTCGCCTTCTTCCGTGACGAGCACGAGTTCCGCAATGTGCGACTGGCCGAGCTGCCGCGCGGCGACTTCGGTGAGCTGATCGCGAGACTGTTCGTGTTCTCCACGTGGCGGCTCGCGGTGTTCCAGAGGCTGACCGCCTCCTGCGACCCCGTCCTCGCGGCGGTGGCGGCCAAGGCCGTCAAGGAACTGACCTACCACCGCGACTACGCCGCACAGTGGGTCGTCCGGCTTGGCGACGGAACCGAGTTCTCCCACGAGCGGATGCTGGCAGGCCTTGCGGCGGTGTGGCCTTACGTCGAGGAGTTGTTCACCGTCCACGACGTCGAGCGCGACCTCGCCTCGGCAGGAGCCGCCGCCGATCCGGGGCAGGTGAGGGCCGAGTTCGACGACGTCGTCGCGCAGGTTCTGCACGCCGCGACCCTCGACGTCCCGGACGCCCCTGGTCTTCCCGGCGTGTCGGGGAAGGCGGGCAGGGACGGCGTGCACACCGAGGCCTTCGGTTACCTGCTCGCCGAGTTGCAGAGCGTGGCACGTGCCCACCCCGGCGCGACGTGGTGA
- the paaD gene encoding 1,2-phenylacetyl-CoA epoxidase subunit PaaD codes for MMTTTHSARAVAETVTDPELPMLTLADLGVLREVREEDGKVVVSITPTYSGCPAMDAMRDDLVHALGEAGFAEVEVRTVLRPAWSSDWITEEGHRKLAEAGIAPPGPVPRRSGPIPLTLSAPVSRVRCPQCGSADTVEVSRFSATACKALRRCRACHEPFEHVKEI; via the coding sequence ATGATGACCACGACGCACAGCGCCCGCGCGGTGGCGGAGACGGTGACCGACCCCGAACTGCCCATGCTCACGCTCGCGGATCTCGGTGTCCTGCGCGAGGTCCGCGAGGAGGACGGCAAGGTCGTCGTGTCGATCACCCCCACCTACAGCGGTTGCCCGGCCATGGACGCCATGCGCGACGACCTCGTGCACGCTCTGGGAGAGGCCGGTTTCGCAGAGGTGGAGGTGCGAACCGTGCTGCGCCCCGCGTGGTCCTCCGACTGGATCACCGAGGAGGGTCACCGCAAGCTCGCCGAGGCGGGGATCGCCCCTCCTGGACCCGTGCCGCGAAGGTCGGGACCGATTCCGCTGACACTCTCCGCGCCTGTTTCGCGGGTGCGTTGCCCGCAGTGTGGTTCCGCCGACACCGTCGAGGTGTCGCGGTTCAGCGCCACCGCGTGCAAGGCACTGCGCCGGTGTCGCGCCTGCCACGAACCGTTCGAGCACGTCAAGGAGATCTAG
- the paaE gene encoding 1,2-phenylacetyl-CoA epoxidase subunit PaaE produces MNQDLRSTTTTKPRPRGEFHTLTVADVTRLCDDAVAITFDVPGELADSFAFRAGQSLTLRRTVEGRDERRSYSICAAEGAPLRIGVREVPTGLFSTWLVRQVRPGDTVEVGTPTGTFSPDPDVPGHHVLIAAGSGITPVLSIAATVLRNPASTVTLLYGNRRTDTVMFAEELADLKDRYLDRLELVHVLSREPRETELFTGRLDSDKLAALGPVLGDVAGTDHWWLCGPFEMVTTARQHLLDAGVPAERIHQELFFVEDLPPAPVRHEEAPAAGLTSEVTVVLDGRSTTMSLPRDVSLLEGAQRVRPDLPFACKGGVCGTCRAKVTDGTADMRRNFALEDSEVADGFVLTCQSLPASDALTVDYDA; encoded by the coding sequence ATGAACCAGGACCTGCGTTCCACCACGACCACGAAGCCCCGGCCCCGCGGTGAGTTCCACACCCTCACCGTCGCCGATGTCACCAGGCTGTGCGACGACGCGGTGGCGATCACATTCGACGTCCCCGGCGAGCTGGCCGACTCGTTCGCCTTCAGGGCAGGGCAGTCGCTCACCCTGCGGCGCACCGTCGAGGGCCGCGACGAGCGGCGGTCGTACTCGATCTGTGCGGCGGAGGGCGCACCGCTGAGGATCGGTGTGCGCGAGGTGCCGACGGGGTTGTTCTCTACGTGGCTCGTGCGTCAGGTACGGCCCGGCGACACGGTCGAGGTCGGCACGCCGACGGGCACGTTCAGCCCCGACCCTGACGTGCCTGGCCACCACGTGCTGATCGCGGCGGGTTCCGGGATCACGCCGGTGCTGTCCATCGCGGCGACGGTGCTGCGCAACCCGGCATCGACCGTCACCCTCCTCTACGGCAACCGGCGCACCGACACGGTGATGTTCGCCGAGGAGCTTGCCGACCTGAAGGACCGCTATCTCGACCGTCTCGAACTGGTGCACGTGCTGTCGCGCGAGCCGAGGGAGACGGAGCTGTTCACCGGAAGGCTCGATTCGGACAAGCTCGCCGCGCTGGGGCCGGTGCTCGGCGACGTCGCGGGCACCGACCACTGGTGGCTGTGCGGGCCGTTCGAGATGGTGACCACCGCGAGGCAGCACCTGCTCGACGCGGGTGTGCCCGCCGAGCGCATTCACCAGGAGCTGTTCTTCGTCGAGGATCTTCCGCCCGCTCCCGTACGCCACGAGGAGGCGCCCGCCGCCGGCCTCACCAGCGAGGTCACCGTCGTGCTCGACGGCAGGAGCACCACGATGTCCCTGCCACGGGACGTGTCCCTGCTCGAAGGAGCGCAGCGCGTCAGGCCCGACCTGCCGTTCGCCTGCAAGGGCGGGGTCTGCGGCACGTGCAGGGCGAAGGTCACCGACGGCACCGCCGACATGCGCCGTAACTTCGCGCTGGAGGACTCCGAGGTGGCAGACGGCTTCGTGCTGACGTGCCAGTCGCTGCCCGCGTCCGATGCGCTCACGGTGGACTACGACGCCTGA
- a CDS encoding PIG-L family deacetylase: MHVVFHIGGHPDDALLFKGEMLYNDLHWPDVKVVSIVTTAGDAGRIDDWWWTREHGLVESLRAAKPEDFTPAVVTINGRRLRCYRAGSWRCYFLRLPDGNIDGTGFSSTGFQSLPKLRDGVISGLDSLGTPEIPAQHCSSWADVVQTLRAVVSAEGQGATNPNPWVHASDHDRSRNPGDHPDHYATGDALRSFLAQDGCNRAWWVSYDTANRPANLSGTALANKRALYYNGYVQLVTRIMGRKPAECDAEWARWGARDYWREETV; the protein is encoded by the coding sequence ATGCATGTTGTCTTCCACATCGGCGGTCATCCGGACGATGCTCTGCTGTTCAAGGGCGAGATGCTCTACAACGACCTGCACTGGCCCGACGTCAAGGTGGTCAGCATCGTGACCACGGCGGGCGATGCGGGCCGGATCGACGACTGGTGGTGGACGCGCGAGCACGGCCTCGTGGAGTCCCTGCGCGCGGCGAAGCCGGAGGACTTCACCCCGGCCGTGGTCACGATCAACGGGCGAAGGCTGCGGTGCTATCGCGCGGGGAGCTGGCGGTGCTACTTCCTTCGTCTTCCCGACGGCAACATCGACGGCACAGGGTTTTCCTCGACCGGTTTCCAGAGTTTGCCGAAACTCCGTGACGGCGTGATCAGCGGACTCGACAGTCTCGGGACTCCGGAGATTCCCGCGCAGCACTGCTCCTCGTGGGCCGACGTGGTGCAGACCCTGCGAGCCGTCGTCTCGGCGGAGGGGCAGGGTGCCACGAACCCGAACCCGTGGGTGCACGCCTCCGACCACGACAGGTCCCGCAATCCCGGTGATCACCCCGACCACTACGCGACGGGGGATGCGCTGCGTTCGTTTCTCGCGCAGGACGGCTGCAACCGGGCATGGTGGGTGTCCTACGACACGGCGAACCGGCCAGCCAACCTGTCGGGCACCGCGCTCGCGAACAAGCGGGCACTGTATTACAACGGCTACGTCCAGCTCGTCACGAGAATCATGGGGCGCAAGCCCGCCGAGTGCGACGCGGAATGGGCCAGGTGGGGAGCACGGGATTACTGGCGGGAAGAGACGGTGTAG